A single window of Papaver somniferum cultivar HN1 unplaced genomic scaffold, ASM357369v1 unplaced-scaffold_139, whole genome shotgun sequence DNA harbors:
- the LOC113335276 gene encoding purine permease 3-like, with protein MGKYLLLFNCILLAVSSAGGPLLLRLYFIHGGKRLWLSSWLETAGWPILFLPLSLSYFLKRRRFKNGQDEKPSKFFMITPFLFMASAFIGLLVGLDDYLYTYGVSLLPVSTSALIMSTHLAFTAGFALFMVKQKFTSYSVNAVILLTVGAILLGLHSNGDTPVHESNRDYYLGFVMTIGASIIGGLLLPLVELMYKKSKQTITYSLVIELQIVISVFATLLCTVGMLVNNDFKVIQREGKEYELGETNYYVVLVASSITWQLCYLGTIGVIFCSTSLLAGVIGAVVLPVIEILAVIFYHESFKAEKGIALFLSLWGFISYFYLEIKESTKPKKKRSLELEQGDLTVSSQSN; from the exons ATGGGAAAATACCTTCTGCtgttcaattgtatcttgttAGCCGTTAGCAGCGCTGGCGGACCGCTTTTACTCCGTCTCTACTTCATTCATGGCGGTAAGAGATTATGGTTATCAAGTTGGCTAGAAACTGCAGGGTGGCCGATTTTATTTCTTCCCCTTTCACTTTCTTACTTCCTCAAACGCCGCAGATTCAAAAACGGCCAAGACGAAAAACCAAGTAAATTCTTCATGATCACACCATTTCTCTTCATGGCTAGTGCTTTCATCGGACTCTTAGTTGGCTTGGATGATTACTTGTATACTTATGGGGTTTCTCTTCTGCCCGTCTCAACATCTGCCCTGATAATGTCTACGCATCTGGCCTTTACGGCTGGCTTCGCTCTTTTTATGGTTAAGCAAAAATTCACCTCATACTCGGTAAATGCAGTTATTTTATTAACAGTCGGAGCTATACTTCTGGGTCTTCATTCAAACGGTGATACACCCGTACATGAGTCGAACAGAGATTACTATCTGGGTTTCGTTATGACAATCGGAGCATCTATTATTGGCGGATTATTGCTGCCGTTGGTTGAGTTGATGTACAAGAAATCAAAACAAACCATAACATACAGTTTGGTGATAGAGCTGCAGATTGTGATATCTGTTTTTGCAACTCTTCTCTGCACTGTCGGGATGCTTGTCAACAATGACTTCAAG GTAATTCAAAGAGAAGGAAAAGAGTACGAGCTCGGAGAGACGAACTATTACGTAGTGCTTGTAGCTAGTTCAATAACTTGGCAGCTGTGCTACTTGGGAACAATAGGAGTTATTTTTTGCTCTACATCTTTACTTGCTGGAGTTATAGGTGCTGTTGTACTACCAGTTATAGAGATCCTAGCAGTCATATTCTATCACGAGAGTTTCAAAGCTGAAAAGGGCATCGCTTTATTCCTCTCGCTCTGGGGTTTCATCTCTTACTTCTACCTTGAAATCAAAGAAAGTACGAAACCAAAGAAGAAGCGGAGTTTGGAGTTAGAACAAGGTGACTTGACTGTTTCTTCGCAGTCAAACTAG
- the LOC113335243 gene encoding protein STRUBBELIG-RECEPTOR FAMILY 4-like, with the protein MEYDTQLQEQLLKKIEELDVEDANLRDEMAKLACYGASSGIGVDFGIKNIDCSNQSPLDSAQRPGPTSSCREIGWSHGETLPTWKIGSASSKHIERSILDSYNILQSIGQAIHIVDDKNLIIYWNRAAEGLYGYSASEAIGRNSLHLIVDEQDYKDGCEIIHRTFMGESWTGVFPVINKQGRRFRVIVTTGQPFHETRTTFTSTRNPSKEAAYRQPSKSCAPATTGLNSQQKPLQVTIPSKLLNLDCHMNQTSRTAKFVRSVKAIKYDIRGGKKQYVERQVSLETVVSDPREHAQEKMYQERLLGDLGEKDESMIGVCKMAHVRLCITAYGVAPYVLFYMLAFFICGNGMNYGSLFQLLRRNPPALNWKRRVLMALDIARGMNYLHCYNPLIVHRDLKSSNLLVDNNWNLKVADFGLSRLKHATFLTTENGEGTPQWMAPEVIRSEPADVKSDVYSFGVVLWELATRKVPWDGLIPMQVIAAVGFMDQQLEIPEDTDPQ; encoded by the exons ATGGAGTATGACACTCAACTACAAGAACAATTgctgaagaagattgaagagctTGACGTTGAAGATGCCAACCTGAGAGATGAAATGGCTAAATTAGCCTGTTACGGAGCCAGTTCCGGCATTGGCGTTGATTTTGGAATTAAAAATATAGATTGCAGTAACCAGTCTCCATTAGATTCAGCTCAACGACCCGGACCAACCAGTTCATGTAGAGAGATTGGTTGGAGTCATGGCGAAACGCTGCCAACATGGAAAATTGGTTCCGCTTCATCCAAACATATAGAGAGAAGTATCCTTGACTCGTACAATATCTTGCAGTCAATTGGTCAGGCAATTCATATTGTTGATGACAAAAATCTGATAATTTACTG GAATCGAGCTGCTGAAGGCTTGTATGGTTATTCTGCATCAGAAGCCATTGGTCGTAATAGTCTTCACCTGATTGTTGACGAGCAGGACTATAAAGATGGATGCGAAATTATTCATAGAACTTTCATGGGGGAAAGCTGGACAGGGGTGTTCCCCGTCATTAATAAACAAGGAAGACGATTTCGAGTTATTGTAACTACTGGTCAGCCCTTCCACGAAACTCGAACTACGTTTACTTCTACAAGAAATCCTTCAAAGGAAGCTGCATATCGTCAGCCATCTAAAAGTTGTGCACCTGCAACTACTGGTCTTAACTCCCAGCAGAAGCCGCTCCAAGTTACAATTCCTTCCAAGCTGCTTAATCTG GACTGCCATATGAATCAGACATCAAGAACGGCTAAATTTGTACGGTCGGTAAAAGCCATTAAATATGACATCCGAGGTGGGAAAAAACAGTATGTTGAACGGCAAGTTTCCTTAGAAACCGTTGTCTCTGACCCGAGAGAGCATGCCCAAGAGAAAATGTATCAGGAAAGACTTTTAGGAGATCTTGGTGAGAAGGACGAAAGTATGATCGGAGTCTGCAAAATG GCTCATGTGCGACTGTGTATCACGGCCTATGGTGTGGCTCCGTATGTTCTCTTTTACATGTTGGCATTTTTCATTTGTGGCAATGGAATGAACTA TGGGAGTTTATTTCAGTTGCTTCGACGTAACCCTCCTGCATTAAATTGGAAACGGCGTGTTCTCATGGCTTTGGACATC GCACGAGGTATGAATTATCTTCATTGCTACAATCCACTAATCGTTCATCGTGATTTGAAGTCGTCAAATCTGTTGGTTGATAATAACTGGAATCTGAAG GTTGCGGATTTTGGTCTCTCACGCCTCAAACATGCAACCTTTTTGACAACAGAGAACGGGGAAGGAACG CCACAATGGATGGCTCCAGAGGTCATACGCAGTGAGCCGGCAGATGTGAA ATCTGATGTGTATAGCTTTGGAGTTGTATTGTGGGAGCTTGCTACCCGAAAAGTTCCTTGGGATGGTTTGATCCCAATGCAGGTGATTGCTGCTGTAGGGTTCATGGACCAACAACTTGAGATCCCAGAAGATACCGACCCACAATAG